The Megalobrama amblycephala isolate DHTTF-2021 linkage group LG18, ASM1881202v1, whole genome shotgun sequence genome segment GTACACACATCTGCCTGTTATGAAGCAGCTTGTGGAACAGCTGCAGCAGTGGGAGTTCCGTGTGTGTGGCGTCTTCCTGGTTGACTCGCAGTTCATGGTCGAGACCTTCAAGGTAACGCTtgtcaaataatttaaaaaacagtCTCATGTTGttctatacaaataaatataagtaTTACAGTTCTATAAAGTGGAAGTGAAATCTGTTTCGGCAAGTGTGGGCTGGATTTTTATagtaattttgatttaaaaaatattgaaatggtAAAAACATAAAggttatatttgttttaattcattttctaGTTCATCTCTGGAGTTATGGCTGCCTTGAGTGCTATGGTCATTCTAGAAATTCCACAAGTCAACATAATGACCAAAATGGATCTACTCAGTCCAAAGGCTAAGAAGGAAATAGAGAAGTATGTTTTGAGAGATGTTGAAATGAGATCTGtttataattcagatttttaaccTACATTAGAtgactgtgttttgttttttttttttttttgcaggtatCTAGATCCAGATATGTACTCAATGATGGAGGACAACTCTGTTGGTTTGAGAAGCAAGAAATTCAGAAAATTAACCAAGGCCATATGTGGTTTGGTAAGTTACAACTACAAAGATTCAGCCTTGAGTCAAGGCATTGATAAATACTGGTATAATATTATTACATATattggaataataataattttactgGTATGTATTTAAGTGCATCATCTAGGGCTGAAcaatttcaggaaaaaaaatgtgatttagaaaaaaaaaaaaaaagctcctgttttgctgtgcttgtttgttGGGCTGCAAAATTTGgccaaattttttttattattattatataaatctgACTATAAAATGATAAcgataattattattaaaaaagtattatttttattatttatattttttattaacaaaaaacaattgtaataatactacttcactgtaaacacattgagtatttaataataataattttattttacagtacaactGTAAAATCACAATACTAATATTTGTCctaatttctacattttttttcatctttttcattttcattgacTAAAAAGATCACTATTATCCTTATATTTCTtctatatttgtttaatattttattacttcACTGTACACATTACAAattgagtatttaataataataataattttacaataataactgtaataataataactgtaaaattgtaatactaatatttatgaatggatttctttttgttttgtttttttcattttttgcagaaaaaacaaactaaaGGGTTTTTTTTGGCAACATGTTTATAAAGATTGTCATTACATCTCACACActgtatatttatgtaattaaatCGCAGCATTTGCAGTTTCGCTTTCGATTTAGACAAATCGTTCAGCCTTAACATCTTCACGCTGAAAATATCTGGagataaaagttttaaaaacattctttaGTAAATTGTTGAAATTGTACTGTTTTCTTTAGATTGATGATTACAGTATGGTTCGATTCCTTCCCTTTGATCGCACTGATGAGGAGGGCATCAACATTGTCCTGCAACACATTGATTTCTCCATACAGTATGGTGAAGACCTGGAGTTTAAAGAGCCCAAGGTTTGTGCTTAGGGCTACTTACTTAGTATTGCCATATGCTATGAACTGATGTTTGATTCAACAGTGTATTTATAATGCCTgtttattgttaaaataataGTTGATTTAGAACAAATTACaacaaaattataattttaaacattaaacttatattcttttttcccctcactcTAGGAAGTTGATGAGGAACCCAGTAACACGAATTTTGACGAGTTCTTCCAAGACAGAGCAGATTCTTGAAAATCTCACTGTGAAGCCAGACTATAGATGTGTCCACTAATTAAGAGTTTCatttatataaacaatattttgCCATGTTCATAATGTCATTGGTTGAAGGATACAACTGAATCCTGTGCTGTATCTCAATCTTAGCAgagttttataaaatgtaatcattttttttt includes the following:
- the gpn3 gene encoding GPN-loop GTPase 3, whose amino-acid sequence is MPRYAQLVMGPAGSGKSTYCATMIEHCQALNRSVQVVNLDPAAEHFEYPVMADIRELIQVDDVMEDDSLRFGPNGGLIFCMEYFANNFDWLEESLGHVEDDYILFDCPGQIELYTHLPVMKQLVEQLQQWEFRVCGVFLVDSQFMVETFKFISGVMAALSAMVILEIPQVNIMTKMDLLSPKAKKEIEKYLDPDMYSMMEDNSVGLRSKKFRKLTKAICGLIDDYSMVRFLPFDRTDEEGINIVLQHIDFSIQYGEDLEFKEPKEVDEEPSNTNFDEFFQDRADS